The genome window GGTGCAAACCCATCGTGGATCGACACATACTGTATTGCTGTCACGCTCATTACGCGACAAACTGAACGAACTTAGTCGTCAAGAAGGATCGACGCTCTTCATGACCTTACTGGCATCGTATCAAAGCTTCCTTGCCCGTTATGCAGGACAATCGGATATTCTTGTCGGAAGCCCGATTGCAAATCGGAATTATCGCGAGATTGAAGGGTTGATTGGTTTCTTCGTCAACACGTTGGTTTATCGGGCTGATTTGAGTGGTGCGCCGACATTCCAAGAGTTGTTGTCTCAGGTACGGACAAAAGCATTGAAGGCGTATGAGTACCAAGATGTTCCGTTTGAAAAGATTGTAGAAGTCATACAACCCGAGCGAAGTACAAGTCATTCTCCGATCTTCCAAACCATGTTTACCTTGCAAAATACGAAACAAGAGCTACCAGAGCTTCATGAAAGAAGTTTAGATGCGATGGAAAGCCATGCTTCGGTCGCCAAGTTTGATTTGAGTTTAAACGCCGTAGAGGTGGAAGAGGGTCTATTCCTTTCTTTTGACTATAAGACTGATTTATTTGACGTTGTAACTATTAGACGTATGGCTGAGCATTTTGAAAACTGGTTGAATGAAATCGTGGAACATCCCGATAAATCACTAACGAAGTTGCCGATGCTATCGGGATTGGAGCAGCAGCTACTGGAAGAGTGGAATGATAACGCTGTAGCGTATCCACGCGAGAGTGTGATTCATAAACTGTTTGAAGATCAAGTGAATCGTACACCTGACACGATGGCGGTAGTGGATGAAAATCAGCAGTTGACGTATCGAGAGCTGAATGAAAAAGCAAACCAATTGGCCCATTATCTCCAGAAATGTGGAATTGGGACCGAGTCATTGGTCGGGCTCTGCTTCCAGCGTTCAGTCGATATGATTGTCGGGCTCATGGGGATCTGGAAAGCTGGGGCAGCCTATGTTCCATTGGATCCATCGTATCCAGAAAGTCGCCTACGATATATTTTGGAGGATACAGGAATCCGAGTATTGGTCACGAACGAAGCATTAGAAGGGTGGATACCTGAAGAAGTCGAAGCAGTTTGTTTGGATCGGGATCAAGCGATGATTTCGCAAGAAAGCACCCTTTCACCAATATGTGAAGTGACAGGAGAAAACTTGGCGTATGTTATCTATACTTCGGGTTCGACTGGGAATCCAAAGGGAGCTTTGGTGCAACATCATTCTGTACTAAACCTATCGTATGGTTTACAGAAAGAAGTTTTTTCCTATGAGACACCTACTAACATGCGCGTCGGTTTAAATGCTTCAATCGCCTTTGATGTATCCATTCAGCAATTACAAATGCTTTTGTATGGTTCTAGCTTGTATATTATTCCGAACGAAGTTCGCAGTGATCCCCAACAGTTTGTATCCTATATTCGGGAGAATAAGTTGGAAATGTTCGATATGACACCTTCATTACTCCAATTACTCATAGATGGTGGGTTGTTAGAAACAAATGCTGGTGTTCATGTTCCAAGCAAGGTACTGGTCGGTGGCGAAGCAATTGTGCCGTCACTGTGGGAACAATTAGTAGAGGCTGAGAAAATTCATTTTTATAACGTGTATGGTCCTACAGAATGTACTGTTGATGCGACATGTTATCGTATCAAAAAAGATAGTAAGAGAGTAACCATTGGGCGTCCGTTGCCGAACGTTCAAGCCTATGTATTGGATGGGAATTTGTTACCTGTTCCAGTTGGTGTAACGGGTGAACTTTATATCGGTGGAGCAGGCCTAGCGAGAGGATACTTGAATCGTCCAGAGTTAACGTCCGAACGTTTTATTTCTCATCCATTCAAAGAAGGAGAGAGGCTATATCGAACAGGAGATCTCGTGAGGTACCTTCCTGATGGTAACTTGGATTATCTGGGAAGAATCGATAACCAAGTGAAAATTCGAGGTTTCCGGATTGAGCTTGGGGAAATAGAGGCAACCTTACAGGAGCATCTCTCGGTAAAAGAGGCCGTTGTGATGGTGAGGGAAGATCATCCGGGAGATAAGCGATTGGTAGCCTATGTAGTGGGTGAAGGGCGTAAAGAAGAGTGGCGCGAGTATCTCAAAGCACAACTGCCAAGTCATATGGTTCCCTCCTACTTTGTCGAGATGGAAGAGTTACCACTGACTATAAATGGAAAGATTGATCGGAAATCTTTTCCTGTGCCAGATCGTCAAGGGACAGAAGAAGGTTACGTAGCTCCCAGAAATGAGCGTGAACAAATACTTGCCATGATTTGGGAAAATGTACTAGGTACAAAACCTATTGGCATTCATGACAACTTTTTTGAAATCGGTGGAGACTCAATCCTCAGCATTCAGATTGTCTCTCGTACGAAGCAAGCAGGTTTGCAATTGACACCAAAGCAAATGTTTGAACACCAAACGATTGCCGAGTTGGCACAAGTAGTCAAAGAAGAACAGGCTGTACAAGCGGAGCAAGGAGTTGTAACTGGAGAACTGATTCTTACACCTATTCAGCAATGGTTTTTTGCACAAGAACACCCCAACCCACATCATTGGAATCAATCTATGTTTTTTAGAACAAAAGAGCGACTGGATATAGTATTACTGGAGAAAGCTGTGCGTACCCTTCTGATCCATCATGATGTCTTACGTTTAAGATATGAACGTTTACCGGATGGAGCTTGGAAACAGCGGAACGAAGGAATCGAAGAGCAATCGACGCTGACCGTGATTTCATTAGACGAAGTGCCACAAACAGAATGGCATCAAGTGATTCAAACGGAGATTGACAATGCACAAGCAAGCGTGGACTTACACGCAGGACCGCTAATGAGAATGGTGTATTTTGATGAAGGTGAGAAGAGAGCCGGCCGATTATTCTGGGCGATTCACCACTTAGCAGTGGATGGTGTTTCTTGGCGGATTTTACTGGAGGATCTGCAAACGGGATATAATCAAGCGAGCCAGGCTCAGAAGATCCAATTACCTATGAAGAGTACATCCTTTAAAGCGTGGTCAGAAAAATTGCATCATTACGCTGAATCTGGGATTGTACAAGAAGTGCGCGATTACTGGGAGCGACAGTCCGAACAAGAAGTGGCTATGCTACCAGTGGATGCCACCCTCGAAGATTCAGCAAACATAGCAACCGAGGAGATTACCGTGGTGCTGGATGAGAAGGAGACCCATGCGTTATTGCAAGAGGTTTCAAGCACCCATCGTGTCCAAATCAATGAAGTACTATTGGCAGCATTGGTACAGGCTACGGCAGCATGGACAGGTCGTTCGACGCTGACTGTGGATCTGGAGGGGCATGGTCGGGAAGAAATAATTGAAGACATTGACCTATCGAGAACCGTGGGATGGTTTACAAGTATCTATCCTGTTCACTTGAATATTACAGGTGCCAACACGCACATTGCAGCATTAAAAGCGGTCAAAGAACAAGTACGCCAAATTCCTAATAAGGGCGTTGACTATGGGATTTTGCGGTACTTGAATCCAGCAATGCATGAGCGATTCCAGTCTCAGCTCACGCCGTCCATTAGTTTTAACTATCTTGGACAATTTGACCAAATGTTCTCTGATGATGCAATGTTTGCTCCGGAGACCGGGTTTACGCGATTAGACCATGCTCCTGGTTCCAAGCGATCACATTTAATCGATGTAATCGGGATTGTAATCAATGGAAAACTTCATTTCACTTGGGTGTACAATGTTGGACAGTTTGCAAAGTCGACCATTCAGAGTGTTGCAGAGAATATGCTCCATCAACTGAGTGGATTGATTCATTCTTCGGGTGAAGGATCTGCGCTGACCATTTCGGATTTTGCGATTGCAAATCTCACTCCAACAGATTTGAACAAAGTACTATCTAAGATGAATCGTGGAAAGAATTATTCGATTACCGACCTGTATCCGCTATCACCTTTGCAGGAAGGCATGATCTTCCATACACTGCATGATCAAGGGGATGAACATTCCGCGCCGTATACGGTGCAATTAAGTTTCCTGCTTAGAGGGAAATTGGATATCCTTACTTTCGAACAGGCGTGGAAATCGGCGATTCAGCGGTATGAGATCTTTCGTTCGGCATTTGTGTGGGATGAGATTGAAGAGCCCTTACAAGTGGTGTATGAACATATCCCATTTAAGTTGAATGAAGTGGATTGGCGTGAGCTGTCTGTTGAAGAAAAAGAGGAGAAACGAAAAGCCTTTTTGGAATCGGATCGAAAACAAGCCTTTCTTTTTGATGAAGCGCCATTGATGCGGGTGACTGTCATTCAAGAAGCGGAGGAAGAATATCGGGTTGTTTGGACGCATCATCATATTTTGTTGGATGGATGGAGCTTACCACTGGTCTTTAATGAATTGCTTACAGTGTATCAGAAGAGGCTGAAAGGAGAGACTGTGGATTTACCTAAGTCACCGCCATACAAGAAATATATTCAATGGCTAAAAGAGCAGAATCAGGAGCAAGCGGAACAATTCTGGAGAGAGAAACTCAGAGGCTTTACAGCGCCAACCCTGCTTGGCTTAGAAAGTAAGGAGCAAGAAAAAGGCTATACAGAGAAGGTTGCTCATTTGTCGGAAGAGCAGACCAAAGCGTTACAAAGCTGGGCGAAGCGCAATAAGCTTACCTTGAGTACGGTGATTCAAGGTGCATGGGCGTATCTCATGAGCCGATATAGTGGCGAGAACGATATTGTCTTTGGTGTAACTAGCTCGGGACGCCCCACGGAGATTGTTGATGTCGAGCACATCGTAGGTCCTTTTATTACTACATCACCGACGCGGATCCAATTGACAGATGACATGAAAGTAAGGGATTGGTTGCAGAAGATACAAGAGGAAGAGATAGAAAGAAGACAGTATGAATATGCTTCTTTAACAGAGATTCAGGGATGGAGTGAAGTTCCAAGGGGGACCCCGCTGTTCCATAGCTTGTATGTGTTTGAAAACTACCCGGTGAAAGAGGAATCTTCAGGAGATTTGGAAATTGGTGGCTTGGAAGGAGAAGAGCAAACCCACTATCCATTAGGATTGGCTGTTGCTCCAGAAAGTCAGTTGTCGTTAAAGCTGTTGTATGATCGTAGCAAGTTTAATGGATTAACCATTGAACGAATGCTGGGTCATTTACGTCAGGTGTTAAAGCAAATAATCGAGAACGTTGATCAAACCCTCTCGGAGCTGGTGTATGTTACGAAACCAGAACAGAAGCAACTAATGGAAGAATGGAATGATAACGCTGTAGCGTATCCACGCGAGAGTGTGATTCATAAACTGTTTGAAGATCAAGTGAATCGTACACCTGACACGTTGGCGGTAGTGGATGAAAATCAGCAGTTGACGTATCGAGAGCTGAATGAAAAAGCAAACCAATTGGCCCATTATCTCCAGAAATGTGGGATTGGGACCGAGTCATTGGTCGGGCTCTGCTTCCAGCGTTCAGTCGATATGATTGTCGGGCTCATGGGGATCTGGAAAGCTGGGGCAGCCTATGTTCCATTGGATCCATCGTATCCAGAAAGTCGCCTACGATATATTTTGGAGGATACAGGAATCCGAGTATTGGTCACGAACGAAGCATTAGAAGGGTGGATACCTGAAGAAGTCGAAGCAGTTTGTTTGGATCGGGATCAAGCGATGATTTCGCAAGAAAGCACCCTTTCACCAATATGTGAAGTGACAGGAGAAAACTTGGCGTATGTTATCTATACTTCGGGTTCGACTGGGAATCCAAAGGGAGCTTTGGTGCAACATCATTCTGTACTAAACCTATCGTATGGTTTACAGAAAGAAGTTTTTTCCTATGAGACACCTACTAACATGCGCGTCGGTTTAAATGCTTCAATCGCCTTTGATGTATCCATTCAGCAATTACAAATGCTTTTGTATGGTTCTAGCTTGTATATTATTCCGAACGAAGTTCGCAGTGATCCCCAACAGTTTGTATCCTATATTCGGGAGAATAAGTTGGAAATGTTCGATATGACACCTTCATTACTCCAATTACTCATAGATGGTGGGTTGTTAGAAACAAATGCTGGTGTTCATGTTCCAAGCAAGGTACTGGTCGGTGGCGAAGCAATTGTGCCGTCACTGTGGGAACAATTAGTAGAGGCTGAGAAAATTCATTTTTATAACGTGTATGGTCCCACAGAATGTACTGTTGATGCGACATGTTATCGTATCAAAAAAGATAGTAAGAGAGTAACCATTGGGCGTCCGTTGCCGAACGTTCAAGCCTATGTATTGGATGGGAATTTGTTACCTGTTCCAGTTGGTGTAACGGGTGAACTTTATATCGGTGGAGCAGGCCTAGCGAGAGGATACTTGAATCGTCCAGAGTTAACGTCCGAACGTTTTATTTCTCATCCATTCAAAGAAGGAGAGAGGCTATATCGAACAGGAGATCTCGTGAGGTACCTTCCTGATGGTAACTTGGATTATTTGGGAAGAATCGATAATCAAGTGAAAATTCGAGGCTTCCGGATCGAGCTTGGAGAGATTGAAGCGAATTTAGAAAGTCATCCATCGGTCAAAGAGGCAGTAGTCTTGATAAGAGAGGACCAACCAGGAAATCAGAGATTGGTTGCCTATGTGGTGGGTGAAGGAAGTATGCATGAATGGCGTGAACATCTCAAGAGACAAGTACCGAATTATATGGTTCCTGCACACTTTATTGAGGTAGACGCGATTCCGCTTACAACAAATGGGAAGGTTGATCGAAAGGCACTGAACAGTTTAACGATTCAAAGAGGAAGTACCTTTTCTACACCAATCATCCCACGGGATGAAATCGAGTATCAGCTGATTAGAATCTGGCAGGATTTGCTACAGATAGAAGATGTCCATGTAAACGATGATTTCTTTGATAGAGGGGGTCACTCTCTCCTTGTAATCAAATTGATTTCAAAGATTAGAGAGAAATTTGGAAAAGAGATTAAGGTGTCCGCACTGATTAAGAACCCAACAGTGGAAGGAATCGCTTGTCTCATCCGTGACAATCATGATATGGCAAAATCGTTATCGGTTATGGTTCCACTACAAGAGTCAGAGAAAAGGCCTTTCTTCTGTGTTCATCCGTTTATGGGTAATGTATTCTGTTACATTCAGCTAGCAAGGTTACTCAAGGATCACTGCTCATTTTATGGTTTACAGAATCCTCTCGTAGAGAAGGAAGGAATGGATGGGTTGACTTTGTCGGAAGTAGTTCAACTCTACATCAAGGAAATGAAGCAGGTTCAGTCAGAGGGACCATATCGTCTGGGAGGATGGTCTCTGGGCGGTGCCATCGCCTATGAAATCGCAACTATGCTACGGAACCAGGGAGAAGAAGTTGAGATGTTGGTACTTATGGATACTAAGGTGCCTTCAGAACAGGATTACAAGACAAAGGAGGATATGTTCTCTTATATATTGAAGCATTTTATCCATTTAGACCTAGTGGAGCAGGAAGAAGAACTCGTTCATCAACAGGACATGCTTGTTGATCAGTTGATTGTAGAAGGAGTGCTCCCGCCCGATGCGGATCTTACGAGTCTAAAGCAGATTACCAATGCTCACAGGAAGTGTCTAAATTTAATGGCAGAACATGTTTTAACGCCATATTCTGGGGAGGTCATCTACTTCAGTGCTGAAGAAGGCAGAGAGTTGTTCACGGATTGGAAGCCGTTATTACAGGGGAAAGTGAATAAGTATTCGGTGCCTGGATCGCACGAAGAGATTGTCTTCTCCCCAGCAGTGGAAAAAATAGCTAAATATTTCGTGAATGGGTTCTGGTGCAAACATCATTTGATAGAGATATAGAAACCTACACGGACTGTTCAATGACATATTATGATGCAATTCCAAACAATTTATGTATGAATCTAACTTCATTTTGGACAGACTTCACCTATGGGTGAAGTTGTCCTTTTTTCATCATATGTATGGTTTGATATTATCCCCTTAGGGTAGAATGTGTAAAAAGACCATGAATAAACATGGATGTTACACTTTTACTGGGAGGGGATTTTATTATGGTTAAAAAAGGAGATACATTTCAAACTTATTCAGATGAATTAATGATACGAGTTGTAAAAAGTTATTTAAATGGTTAAGGCAGCCAGACAGCTATAGCTAAGAAATATTAGCTGAAAAGTAGAACGCAGTTAATGAATTGGGGCCGAAGATATCAAGGAACAGGCGATATTTCAGTTTTGCGGGGAAACAACGGCGGCAATAACGGCTTAAAAACCTCTTGAAAGGTCGTCCTCGTACGAATTTCGATAGCGTGGAAGAAGAATTGGAATACTACAAGGCACAGGTGGCTTAATTAAAAAAGCGACGCTTTTTTAATGGGAAATCTTCAAAGTTTTTTTCAAATGTAGTAGAACAACAATTCCGAAACCGTAAACCAAATGAGGTACTTGTCACAGATATCAATTATTTGCCATTCAAAGATAAATTTCTCTATTTATCGGTCGTTCAAGAGAGTTATAACAATGAACTCGTTGCTTGGGAACTCTTACATC of Bacillus clarus contains these proteins:
- a CDS encoding non-ribosomal peptide synthase/polyketide synthase, producing MRSDLLAKLNSLSPEKRAWLQKQMQKKENKEALPLSYAQQRLWFMDRFNPNSSLYNIPTVWRLKGKWIPEALEKGLNRLIERHESLRTVFKEVGDQPVQHIVEFSPRKLPVEDYSHLPLEVKEKEIESLITREAQDPFDLMNGPLIRNQLVQLGKEEWLLLCTMHHIISDAWSIGILINELLAFYEEETSEKPAGLSSLSIQYADFAKWQKQWLQGEVLDRQLTYWQEELSGELPILQLPVDRPRPVTQTYAGDTYRVILPHTLLSLLKDLSRREGSTLFMTLMAAYQSFLARYTGQEDILVGSPIANRNHKGVEGLIGFFVNTLVYRVDLSGTPTFREILSQIKKKSLKAYEYQDIPFEKVVEAVQPERSMSHSPIFQTMFTLQNIKQERLEMPGRSLEMIESNISIAKFDLSLTAFEVEEGLFVSFEYNTDLFESRTIARMAGHFENWLNEIVHHPDESFTKLSMLSDTEQKQLLEGWNDTDAVYAHESMIHELFEQQVARTPEAVAVMYEGGQLTYQELNEKANQLAHYLQKRDIGPESLVGICVERSPDMIIGLLGILKAGGAYVPLDPSYPENRLRYILENSQIQVLLTKEALQGWLPEGIQAICLDRDQAAISKESSVAPVSGVTANNLAYIIYTSGSTGNPKGVMIEHHSVINRLQWMQKNYPLSEQDTILQKTPFSFDVSVWELFWWSFVGARVCLLPPGGEKDPAMIEECIERYRVTTMHFVPSMLSTFLDYMEQSKVKKDVSSLCQVFTSGEALNTEQVRRFKGVFYDFQQTKLSNLYGPTEATVDVTYYDCDLEKEPMLIPIGRPIDNTELYVLDQSQQVVPIGVAGELYLGGVGLARGYFNRPELTAERFIRHPFKEGERLYRTGDLVRYLNDRNLEYIGRIDNQVKIRGFRIELGEIEAVLHDHSSVKEAIVLVREDHPGDKRLIAYVVGEGNTGEWREHLKTQLPNYMVPAYFVEMEAMPLTPNGKIDRKALLALDEQSMSVSSVSPRTPVEELIASVWSQVLGIENIGAQDSFFELGGHSLLATQVVSRLQEVFQIELPVRELFEYPTVETLAKRLNQLRKGDKKREIPPLMPMGRGETIPLSYAQQRLWFIDQFTPNSALYNMPMVCRLTGDWIPEALETGWNKLLERHESLRTVFHEVNGFPVQQIPPYAFQSLSQMDLTMLSPEEREVEVKRLIQQETEVPFDLGEGPLIRTSVLRVGEEEWLLLCTLHHIVSDGWSMGVLLEEWIAFYEEAVDEKVAELEPLPIQYADFAQWQKGWLKEEVLEQQLHYWQEELSGELPVLQLPMDRPRPAVQTHHGSTHTVLLSRSLRDKLNELSRQEGSTLFMTLLAAYQSFLSRYTGQEDILVGSPIANRNYREIEGLIGFFVNTLVYRANLSGTLTFQDILSQVRQKALKAYEYQDIPFEKIVEVVQPERSTSHSPIFQTMFILQNMKQELPVLSGRRIEMIESHSPIAKFDLSVMAAETEEGLIFSFEYNKDLFDVTTIERMAGHFETWLHEVSHHPQKPLNSLGMLSEFERNLLLETWNDTAMEMSQEGLICDGFEDIVARRPDAIAVVDQMREWTYGELDAQANQLAHVLQRKGVVPESVVGVYLPRSAELMASLLGILKAGGAYVVLDPLYPKSRLQYMIEDAGIQIVVTTAAQESVFEKVETVRLEEITDESVIAPKRRVQPEHLAYIVYTSGSTGKPKGVMVEYRSLMNMVSWHQAVYQITAQDRATQIAGIAFDSAVQEIWPYLTAGAAVYLSTEELRINPEALRDWLIDSRITASFAPTPILERLLKLSWPEKTDLRFIITGGDQLTQYPSEQIPFAVINQYGPSENTVVTTDCYVPVGMTSGTPSIGRPIANTEVYVLDSHLQPVPVGVIGDLYIGGKSLARGYVNRLELTEEKFIPHPFKSGERLYYTGDKASYLPDGDLQFHGRMDDQVKIRGFRIELGEVEATLQAHLSVKEAVVLVREDHPGDKRLVAYVVGEGSVHEWREHLQTHLPNYMVPAHFVEMAFLPLTPNGKIDLKALPVPDELSTENTVYPRTPMEELIVSVWSQVLGIGNIGVQDSFFEIGGHSLLATQVVSRLQEVFQIKLPVRELFEYATVEALAKRLNQLRKGDKKREIPPLMPMERGKAIPLSYAQQRLWFIDQFTPNSALYNMPMVCRLTGNWVHEALETGWNQLLERHESLRTVFHEVDGHPVQQIQPYAFRSLLQMDLTMLSPEEREREVEQWIQTEVEAPFDLEQGPLFRGQIVKIAEAEWILLCNMHHIISDGWSMEILLQEWMAFYEEAVGGKPAELAPLPVQYADFAQWQREWLKEEVLDQQLAYWKEELSGELPVLMLPMDRPRSAVQTHRGSTHTVLLSRSLRDKLNELSRQEGSTLFMTLLASYQSFLARYAGQSDILVGSPIANRNYREIEGLIGFFVNTLVYRADLSGAPTFQELLSQVRTKALKAYEYQDVPFEKIVEVIQPERSTSHSPIFQTMFTLQNTKQELPELHERSLDAMESHASVAKFDLSLNAVEVEEGLFLSFDYKTDLFDVVTIRRMAEHFENWLNEIVEHPDKSLTKLPMLSGLEQQLLEEWNDNAVAYPRESVIHKLFEDQVNRTPDTMAVVDENQQLTYRELNEKANQLAHYLQKCGIGTESLVGLCFQRSVDMIVGLMGIWKAGAAYVPLDPSYPESRLRYILEDTGIRVLVTNEALEGWIPEEVEAVCLDRDQAMISQESTLSPICEVTGENLAYVIYTSGSTGNPKGALVQHHSVLNLSYGLQKEVFSYETPTNMRVGLNASIAFDVSIQQLQMLLYGSSLYIIPNEVRSDPQQFVSYIRENKLEMFDMTPSLLQLLIDGGLLETNAGVHVPSKVLVGGEAIVPSLWEQLVEAEKIHFYNVYGPTECTVDATCYRIKKDSKRVTIGRPLPNVQAYVLDGNLLPVPVGVTGELYIGGAGLARGYLNRPELTSERFISHPFKEGERLYRTGDLVRYLPDGNLDYLGRIDNQVKIRGFRIELGEIEATLQEHLSVKEAVVMVREDHPGDKRLVAYVVGEGRKEEWREYLKAQLPSHMVPSYFVEMEELPLTINGKIDRKSFPVPDRQGTEEGYVAPRNEREQILAMIWENVLGTKPIGIHDNFFEIGGDSILSIQIVSRTKQAGLQLTPKQMFEHQTIAELAQVVKEEQAVQAEQGVVTGELILTPIQQWFFAQEHPNPHHWNQSMFFRTKERLDIVLLEKAVRTLLIHHDVLRLRYERLPDGAWKQRNEGIEEQSTLTVISLDEVPQTEWHQVIQTEIDNAQASVDLHAGPLMRMVYFDEGEKRAGRLFWAIHHLAVDGVSWRILLEDLQTGYNQASQAQKIQLPMKSTSFKAWSEKLHHYAESGIVQEVRDYWERQSEQEVAMLPVDATLEDSANIATEEITVVLDEKETHALLQEVSSTHRVQINEVLLAALVQATAAWTGRSTLTVDLEGHGREEIIEDIDLSRTVGWFTSIYPVHLNITGANTHIAALKAVKEQVRQIPNKGVDYGILRYLNPAMHERFQSQLTPSISFNYLGQFDQMFSDDAMFAPETGFTRLDHAPGSKRSHLIDVIGIVINGKLHFTWVYNVGQFAKSTIQSVAENMLHQLSGLIHSSGEGSALTISDFAIANLTPTDLNKVLSKMNRGKNYSITDLYPLSPLQEGMIFHTLHDQGDEHSAPYTVQLSFLLRGKLDILTFEQAWKSAIQRYEIFRSAFVWDEIEEPLQVVYEHIPFKLNEVDWRELSVEEKEEKRKAFLESDRKQAFLFDEAPLMRVTVIQEAEEEYRVVWTHHHILLDGWSLPLVFNELLTVYQKRLKGETVDLPKSPPYKKYIQWLKEQNQEQAEQFWREKLRGFTAPTLLGLESKEQEKGYTEKVAHLSEEQTKALQSWAKRNKLTLSTVIQGAWAYLMSRYSGENDIVFGVTSSGRPTEIVDVEHIVGPFITTSPTRIQLTDDMKVRDWLQKIQEEEIERRQYEYASLTEIQGWSEVPRGTPLFHSLYVFENYPVKEESSGDLEIGGLEGEEQTHYPLGLAVAPESQLSLKLLYDRSKFNGLTIERMLGHLRQVLKQIIENVDQTLSELVYVTKPEQKQLMEEWNDNAVAYPRESVIHKLFEDQVNRTPDTLAVVDENQQLTYRELNEKANQLAHYLQKCGIGTESLVGLCFQRSVDMIVGLMGIWKAGAAYVPLDPSYPESRLRYILEDTGIRVLVTNEALEGWIPEEVEAVCLDRDQAMISQESTLSPICEVTGENLAYVIYTSGSTGNPKGALVQHHSVLNLSYGLQKEVFSYETPTNMRVGLNASIAFDVSIQQLQMLLYGSSLYIIPNEVRSDPQQFVSYIRENKLEMFDMTPSLLQLLIDGGLLETNAGVHVPSKVLVGGEAIVPSLWEQLVEAEKIHFYNVYGPTECTVDATCYRIKKDSKRVTIGRPLPNVQAYVLDGNLLPVPVGVTGELYIGGAGLARGYLNRPELTSERFISHPFKEGERLYRTGDLVRYLPDGNLDYLGRIDNQVKIRGFRIELGEIEANLESHPSVKEAVVLIREDQPGNQRLVAYVVGEGSMHEWREHLKRQVPNYMVPAHFIEVDAIPLTTNGKVDRKALNSLTIQRGSTFSTPIIPRDEIEYQLIRIWQDLLQIEDVHVNDDFFDRGGHSLLVIKLISKIREKFGKEIKVSALIKNPTVEGIACLIRDNHDMAKSLSVMVPLQESEKRPFFCVHPFMGNVFCYIQLARLLKDHCSFYGLQNPLVEKEGMDGLTLSEVVQLYIKEMKQVQSEGPYRLGGWSLGGAIAYEIATMLRNQGEEVEMLVLMDTKVPSEQDYKTKEDMFSYILKHFIHLDLVEQEEELVHQQDMLVDQLIVEGVLPPDADLTSLKQITNAHRKCLNLMAEHVLTPYSGEVIYFSAEEGRELFTDWKPLLQGKVNKYSVPGSHEEIVFSPAVEKIAKYFVNGFWCKHHLIEI